GGAATATCCGCCGAATACGTCTAACTTGTCCGACGACTTCTGCGCGAAGAGCGAGAAGCTCGTGGCAAGCACAAATAAACTTGCGAACAGGATTTTCCTCATAAACCTGGTTCCTCCAGTGGCGAACAAAGATTTGTTCGAGCTAAATTTTCCCGGGGTGTTAGCGGCAAAGATAAGCTGTGTGGAAACAGTGGAAAAGAGTCCTATAGACCATTGCGTAATCCCGGACTTCGGTAATGTTAGAGTTCAGATAACGCACGGATTATGCCATAAGCGGCTTATATTCAGTAGATTGCATGGATTGGGCATAGGACATTCAGAGGCCACTCATCTTGGGACTACTATCGTCGTTGTTAGTTCTAACAGGCTGAAATCGCTCCACTTTTGGGAAGGGCCAAATATCTCAGGCACGGTTGACGGTGATCTATATACAGCCGTGCTGAGAACGGAATTGGATGATCTTGCGGCGATCGCGCTTCGAAGGCCGCCTTTCGGGAGCAGGAGTGAAAACCTTCATAGCCTTGCGCTCTTCTATCGCCTTCATGCGTGCTTCACGACTTGAGTCGGTCTCACGATAGAGGGTTTGAGCTAACGCGGCCGGACCGCGAATTTCACTGAGAAGGAGCACCTCAACCTGAAACTCCCCAGAATCAGTTCGAATTTGCAGAAGCTCTCCTACACGAACCGCGCGCGCAGGTTTGGCAGGCTGAGAGTTGGACTGAATCCTGCCAAGCTCACAGGCACGCGCAGCTAAAGCACGCGTCTTGAAGAATCTCGCTGCCCAAAGCCACTTATCGATTCGTACGCCAGTCATGGTTTGCGATGAGTTGATTGTACTGAGGCAGGAGTTACTTGGGGGGGAGCCCAACGTGAGCGAGGCACTATCGGACGACCCAGCTAAGCTATCTGTCACGAGCGTGCTCCAGCAGTACCGGCGGCAGTAGCCGCCGGGTCAGCGAGGGACGACCGAGCTGTGTTCGCTGCGCTCCCACTAAGCCAGCGGCCCGCCGCCGCCGGTACCGATGTCGTACCAATCGCTTATTGCTTATCAAAAACAATCACGGCCTGCATCCTTGCGAATGCAGGCCGTGGAATGTGGTGAGATGTCCTCTTTCGAGCTGGCCGACTCTGTTGCCAAAACCGGCTGCTCACACAATCCGGTGAATTTGTCACTCATCGTGCCCCCTTCCGTTACCGGAAGTTTTACGCTGAAACACGCCTTGCGACGTCTTCCTGCGAGTGCCCGAGGAGCGAAGCCTGTTGCCTGATTTCGACAGGCCGTCCACCGATTCGCTGCTCTTTGTTATCCCTCGCCCTCTCGGGTCTGAGATAGGGCCACAGACGATCCGAAAAACTTTCGTCTTCCAGTGTTTCTGTGGTCTCTAGGCTGGCCCGTCTATTTCAGCGGCTTTCGCCACTGAAGAACTGCCAGTCTTGCAGGCCATCTGGATTGCAGATGAGCTTTCGCTCACCCAGCATCACAGTTGGTCTTTCGCCGATTGTCCGTCGTGACTTGCGCCACGCTGTTAAGGTCAACCGGGCTTTTGCCTTGCATGATTCCGCACTCGACTCGCGCCAAATGGTTCGTCATGCCTGGACTTGCCGAACAGCTTCGTCCCTAAATTTCCGATTCCAAGCGAACCCGGACTCAGTTTCGGCGAAGCTGCCATCATCAATCGCCGCCTTCGTCCCGACTCTTCGGGACGCCTTCGACCGACTGACAACCGCAAAACCCGCTTTGACTTACGTCATGCGCTGGGTTGCGATTTTATTGCCGTGATCAGCAGAACGCTTCCGCAATCTGCTCGTGCAACTCGCCCTTGCGGGCTGCTACTCGCGTATTCCTTTTCGGGAATATCGAATCCATTGCAATCACTGTTTCCAGCATGACTGCAACTTGCTGCCGACTTGCGCCGGCAACTGCGGCAACTTGGCTGTGATGCAGAGTTTTGAATCAAGCTTGCGCCTAACTCAAAAACCTCCGTCCACAGTGCTGATCTCTTCTGCCTGCAGAAGCTTCGAGAATGCGCTTCGGTTGCCCTCTAGCGCGCTCCCGCATGAAGCGCAGCTTACGCCGGTCTTCATGCTTGCAGGTTGGCGAACTTGCCGACTTACGCCGCCTTGTTCTCACAGGATGAAGCCGTGAAGCCTCAACCCGTTTTCAACCTGCCGGAACTTTCGGATGTCGAAGACTTGCGCCTCCGATTTTCCTAGCACCATCTTCGCAGTCTTTTGAACTGCACTTCCGGTGCGATTCCGTTGGCTTCCGGTCTCAAGCGGTTATTCGCCGCCTGATTCCTTACACCCGACAACAACTTACGCTGCCGCCGTTTGCTTGCCCGTCTGCATCTTCGATTTCAGCAACCGATCACTTTCCAACTTTCGTTGTGTGCGACCGGCCCTTGTTCGATTGAACTCTCGACCTCGTCTCGCGTCAGAACCGGCCTTGCGGCCTGTTCCTCTCCGACGAAGCTGCGGGCCCAACCGATTGTTTCAAGCTTTAGGTCCCCTTGCGGAAATCTCAGCTTTGAAACTCAGGCTCGAGCGATTCAGGACATCTCACGCTCGCGTGTTAGGGAATTTACTCTTTTCAGAAATACGAGCAAGCGAAATACGCGCCGATTTTGTGGGTTTCCTGTTTAAAAGTGGTCCCTCTTGTGGAGTTTCGTGGAAAAGGTGTTAGCCCTTCTGTTGGTGCACAAATTCTTGTGCGAGATCTAGCAAGCTGCGAGATCACAAGCGGACAATTCTCTGGGCGAATAGATCGGGATATCCTCGGCCCGACGTCGCACTATGAAATCGCCTGGCGCACCTGCCGGATGTTTCCGCGTGGATTCCACTCGTTGTAGGGGAATCCGAGACTGCACGGTCATAGAGACGACAACCCGCGCGAGGGCGCGCGTCGGTCCCTTTTTCTAAGTTCTTTGTTGTTTTGTACGGTTTTCCGAACAAACTGCGCCTGAGAGCGGTCAGCGCATCAATCCACGCGATGATGGCAGAACGTTTTTCTAAATCTCTCCGCGCGAAACGGCGCGGAGATTTCCAGGGAAGAAGCCAAATTCGTGGACCGCAAACCCGAGTTGTTGCTTGCTGACGTTGATGAACGAACTCGAACGCTCTGCCGCCACGTTGCCGAGGAGCTGAATTGCGAGCTTGTGATCGTATCCGACCACGATGCAGTCCTGAGCATGGTGCGGCGTGGCAGCTTCTCCGCCGTACTTCTCGACGCCAAATTGATTCCTGATTCGCTGCAACTGCTGTCGGAGATCAAGGCGAGCTCAGCCAGAATCGAAGTAATCCTGATCGAGGAAAACGCGACCGCCCCTTCCGCGGTCCGATCGATCAAGGCCGGTTTTTCTGATTATCTTGAGAAGCCGTTAGACATGGAAACACTGGAGCGGTCAATCGAGGAAGCCCTGAAGTCTTACCAGAGCTTCCAGCCTTCTATTCCTACTTTGGAACAACTCGAAAGACAGGCCATCGAGCAGGCGATGGCGCAGGCGGAAGGGGACAAGATTGAAGCCGCGCGCCTGCTCTCGATTGGTAAGACAACCCTGTATCGCAAGCTGAGGCAATACGGAAACTATTCCCGGAAGCACCGCGGGCCGGCCCGTCACGCCGCTAGAAGCGTCGTGAGTAGGCCGCAATGATCGTGTAGTCGGCGAAGGCAGCGTCGCCGTGGGTGTGGTTTTGAATATCCGCGGTGCTGATCTTTCGATTCCTCTCCATTGCCCAGGGAGCGGTTACGTTCAGCGTGTTCTTGCCATAGGAGAACGCCAGGCCCGGCTCGATTGAAATTACATATCCCGGACGCCGGAACCCGTTGCTGGCGCCGAAGGCATCTCGCACCGGCACCCCTTCCATTCTGCCGCCAAGGCTCAACGCCAGATTGCGAACCTTCGGCACATTGTGCGAAAACCCACCGCGCCAGAGGTATTGATCCGTCACGGACATTACGTCCTCATGCGGCGCGCTGCGGAAGGTCTTTACGCCGTTGGTATCACGCGGATTAAACAGCCACGAGCCGGTGAAGTAGAGCATGGTGTGGAAATACACTTCGCGATAAGCCTGCGTCGCCAGCGTGAATCCCCAACTTCCGTCCCCGGGCTGGATGGATTGGTCGAAGTTGCGTGTCTGCCTGGTGCCATTGGCCAGAATCGTGGTGCCTTGGGCGTCGTTGATGCCGGTCGGCATCTTGAGCGCCATGGAAAAGGCGATATTGCCGTGACTCTCTGTCGGTGGACGAAATACCCACGCCTGCACCCCGGCGGTAATGTCACCGATTCCACCCACGCGCGAGACATTCACGTTGCCCTGCTGACGGCGCGTCGCCGTCATCGCGGGTATATCTCCAACGATGCTGAACCGCGGCGTCAACTGATAGTTGAACGAGAGATCGTACAGATTCACGTGGTTCTGAACTTGGTTGTGCAAGATAGCCCGGCGGACCTGATAGTCGGTGCCAACGTAGTGCGCGTAAGAGCTATAAGTGCGGAATCCCACGGTGACCGTCAGATTGTGAAGCCTGTCGATCCAACTCCCGCCGTGAAAAGGCTGCACCTGATTGGTCGGATCCAAGCCGGAAACCAATGGCTGTTCGACATGGGCTGCTACGCAGCCTTGTCCGACTGCAGGCACGGAGAGTGCGGACAAAAAGAGCATGCCAGTAGCCAAGACAAGTGCCTTCAAGAGATTCTTGCTAATGGAGGTGCGGTTCATGGAAACTCCAGGCAGCAGACTTTTGTTTCAGTCACCAATCTGCGATGCGGCAGTACATCGTATGTAGCTGGTGCAGACAATAATGCAAATGCATTATTGGGACGACATGTACATTGAAGACCATGGAATCGACTCGACGTCGCCTGCTGGCCTTATCGGTCCTCGCGGTTTTGCTCCTGACTAACTGCTCTGCCTTTGCAAGAAACGTTCGCAAGCTCAGCCTGCGTGATCTCGAGGGCGACAAAGTCCGAATGTCGGACTACCAGGGGCGAATCGTGGTTCTTAACTTCTGGGCCACGTGGTGTGGGCCATGCAAGGAAGAACTTCCGCGTCTCGGAATAATGGCGCAGGACTATGCCTCGAAGAACGTGGCGTTTGTCCTGGCCTCGATCGACGAGCAAAAGAACTTGCCCGCTGTCCACGATTACGTGACGCAGCAAAAGATCGCTTTGCCTGTGTGGGTTGGGGCGACGGTTGATCTGTTGGAACAGCTCTCGGGCATCAATGTAGTTCCTGCCACCCTGATCATCGATGAAAAAGGTGAGATTGTTCGTGCTATCAACGGCGAAGCCCGCGAAGAAGATGTAAAGGAAGCCGTAGACTGGCTCTTAAACGGAAAGAATGGGCAGGCGCCCACGGAGCGCGTGAAACGGTATTGAGAACACATAGAGACGCAGCATTCCGCGTCTGTACCGAACAAAAAAATTCCCGCCTGCTGAGGCGGGATCGATTCGATAGGGTGATCACAATGTAGCCGCCGGCTCCTGGCTGCACCATAGTGTTTTTGTAGTATCGTGCTCCTAATCTAAAAGGATTACATACGTTTGGGCTGTATTCATCGGCACAGACCGGCCTTGATATCTGTCTCCAGTCAAATCGCGTGAGGTGAGGATGAAGCGTTTGAAGAGAATCATTTTGTGCGTCGCCGTACTGCTCGCCGGTTCCGCAGCGCAGACCGCAAGCAGTAAAGGCGTCATTCTGGTATCAGAGCAGCGTTTGAAACAGCTACTTCCTGCAACCGTCTTCATTGACGGCGAGAACGTGCCCACTCAGGAACGCAATGCCGCTCTGGTCCAACTGCCCGATGGAAAGATCTTGCTTGCCAGCCTGGTCGACACGGCTGGCTATAGCTCTGCCTACCAGCAGAAGTACGCTGGTGTTCTGCTGTCCCAAACTGGATTCGCCATCGGTTCGAAGAACTTCGCTGCCGGAGCTTACGCCATCGGTCAGAAGAAAAACGGCGAATCGGTCACCATGTACGTGTACAACCTCGGCGGAGAACAATTGGCTGAGCTTCCCACAGAGAAGCAGGAAAACCTG
This is a stretch of genomic DNA from Terriglobales bacterium. It encodes these proteins:
- a CDS encoding S4 domain-containing protein, with product MTGVRIDKWLWAARFFKTRALAARACELGRIQSNSQPAKPARAVRVGELLQIRTDSGEFQVEVLLLSEIRGPAALAQTLYRETDSSREARMKAIEERKAMKVFTPAPERRPSKRDRRKIIQFRSQHGCI
- a CDS encoding helix-turn-helix domain-containing protein, giving the protein MDRKPELLLADVDERTRTLCRHVAEELNCELVIVSDHDAVLSMVRRGSFSAVLLDAKLIPDSLQLLSEIKASSARIEVILIEENATAPSAVRSIKAGFSDYLEKPLDMETLERSIEEALKSYQSFQPSIPTLEQLERQAIEQAMAQAEGDKIEAARLLSIGKTTLYRKLRQYGNYSRKHRGPARHAARSVVSRPQ
- a CDS encoding TlpA disulfide reductase family protein; protein product: MESTRRRLLALSVLAVLLLTNCSAFARNVRKLSLRDLEGDKVRMSDYQGRIVVLNFWATWCGPCKEELPRLGIMAQDYASKNVAFVLASIDEQKNLPAVHDYVTQQKIALPVWVGATVDLLEQLSGINVVPATLIIDEKGEIVRAINGEAREEDVKEAVDWLLNGKNGQAPTERVKRY